In Flammeovirgaceae bacterium 311, one DNA window encodes the following:
- a CDS encoding putative Fe-S oxidoreductase (COG0535 Predicted Fe-S oxidoreductases): MLNSTYPATAEEKHWLNNSEPAVIALEIGKKHPAPAERTSTIIYDKKQLSRVMLRRRFNVWTLALKQTKNPFEAYSIIQSIQGLTDFNLGKPVKKLVEVDGKYHTMPGSPAWPSSSFDQYIFTELNRLNKIKEHKAALRSMFLAVTDKNAAAADLQQKGKSGQKDCLSLEQLKTIVQKLQEEGVMQIQLGGGEPLLRFDEILELLTSARKGTDFWLTTSGQGLNQEKANALKEAGLVGVSLNLDHFDPDKYNTQRGYKHAYGWVLKAAECIRKAKLVLCLNLNATKGFVTEENLYKYARLAKKIGVSFINIIDPQTSLQSQQREEQLSVEQQKVLETFVETMNYEETYLDWPLVNYHCSKQQHTAAGAGLSDSFLYIDAKGDIHAGFNAKKKVGNVLNDRLPLSLSKFK, translated from the coding sequence ATGTTAAACAGTACCTATCCTGCTACTGCAGAAGAAAAGCATTGGCTGAATAATTCAGAACCCGCCGTGATTGCATTAGAAATAGGAAAGAAGCACCCTGCTCCTGCAGAGAGAACTTCTACTATTATCTATGATAAAAAGCAGTTATCGAGGGTAATGCTACGCAGACGGTTCAATGTATGGACCCTGGCCCTGAAGCAGACAAAAAATCCCTTCGAGGCCTACAGCATCATTCAAAGCATTCAGGGGCTTACAGATTTTAACCTGGGTAAACCGGTAAAAAAACTGGTAGAAGTAGATGGTAAATATCATACCATGCCAGGTAGTCCTGCCTGGCCTTCCAGCTCATTCGATCAGTACATCTTTACAGAACTGAACCGCCTGAACAAGATAAAGGAGCACAAAGCCGCCCTGAGGAGCATGTTCCTGGCTGTTACAGACAAAAATGCTGCAGCTGCAGATCTTCAGCAAAAAGGCAAATCTGGCCAGAAAGACTGCCTAAGCCTGGAGCAGTTAAAAACAATTGTACAAAAGCTCCAGGAAGAAGGCGTAATGCAGATACAGCTTGGTGGTGGTGAACCCCTGCTGCGCTTTGATGAAATTCTTGAACTTTTAACTTCTGCCAGAAAGGGTACAGACTTCTGGCTTACCACCTCCGGCCAGGGTTTGAACCAGGAAAAAGCAAATGCCCTGAAAGAAGCAGGTCTGGTAGGCGTTTCCCTGAACCTGGACCATTTCGATCCGGATAAATACAACACCCAGAGAGGCTATAAACATGCTTACGGATGGGTTTTGAAAGCAGCAGAATGTATACGTAAGGCAAAGCTGGTGCTGTGCCTGAACCTGAATGCTACCAAAGGCTTTGTTACAGAAGAAAATCTGTATAAGTATGCCAGACTGGCAAAAAAGATTGGAGTCTCTTTTATCAATATAATTGACCCCCAAACCTCCCTGCAGTCACAGCAAAGGGAGGAACAACTAAGCGTGGAACAACAAAAAGTACTGGAGACCTTTGTAGAAACCATGAACTACGAGGAAACTTATCTTGACTGGCCCCTTGTGAATTATCATTGCAGCAAACAGCAACATACAGCAGCTGGTGCCGGTCTCAGCGACAGCTTTTTGTATATCGACGCCAAAGGAGACATCCATGCAGGTTTTAATGCTAAAAAGAAGGTAGGAAACGTTTTGAACGACAGGTTACCACTTTCACTTTCTAAATTTAAATAG
- a CDS encoding DASS family transporter (COG0471 Di- and tricarboxylate transporters): protein MLQAGTKKPSFPLRKYLRLILGPLLYSLILLIDSPAGMTPEARSMLACTLWVASWWITEPIPIPATSLLPIVLFPLSGALSLESTTAAYGNPVIFLFLGGFIVALAMEAWNLHKRIALNIILAVGTNQQQIVLGFMAATGFLSMWISNTATALMMLPIGVALVVQLTAFSGEGTLGKKNNFGKALMLGIAYAASIGGMGTLIGTPGNAIFAAIVKELYGQEISFVGWFVLGAPLACLLVFMCWLLLTKISFPLSASGKSGEAEIRQQLKQLGPMRAEEKWVVGVFVFAALAWITRIFLLNRIFPALDDSMIAIAASVLLFIIPSPSSGYRSGLLTWQIAAKLPWGILLLFGAGLAIAAGFKVSGLAAYIGEQMSLAQGLSLLLFLLSIVAIINFLTEITSNVATATMMLPILASLSEAIGVHPYGPMVAACLASSCAFMLPVATPPNAVVFGFGYIEMKDMVKTGFWLNLICIAVITIYLYYLLPLLWEIDLERLPEWVILHP, encoded by the coding sequence ATGCTACAGGCTGGCACAAAGAAACCATCTTTTCCGCTCCGTAAATATTTACGACTGATCCTGGGACCCCTGCTTTACAGCCTGATATTGCTCATTGATTCACCCGCAGGCATGACGCCCGAAGCCCGTAGTATGTTGGCCTGCACCCTCTGGGTTGCCAGCTGGTGGATTACAGAACCAATTCCCATACCAGCCACTTCCCTGCTCCCCATTGTGCTGTTCCCCCTTAGCGGAGCACTTAGTCTTGAAAGCACTACTGCCGCCTACGGAAACCCGGTGATCTTCCTGTTTTTGGGTGGGTTTATAGTTGCCCTGGCCATGGAAGCCTGGAACCTGCACAAGCGTATTGCCCTGAATATTATACTGGCCGTTGGCACTAACCAGCAGCAGATTGTGCTGGGCTTTATGGCCGCAACGGGTTTTCTGTCCATGTGGATCTCTAACACCGCTACTGCCCTGATGATGCTGCCCATTGGCGTGGCGCTGGTGGTGCAGCTTACTGCTTTTAGTGGTGAGGGCACCTTGGGTAAAAAGAACAACTTTGGAAAAGCGCTGATGCTGGGAATAGCTTATGCTGCATCTATTGGCGGAATGGGTACCCTGATCGGTACACCCGGTAATGCAATTTTTGCGGCAATTGTAAAAGAGTTGTACGGGCAGGAAATTTCTTTTGTAGGCTGGTTTGTGCTGGGTGCGCCCCTAGCATGCCTGCTTGTGTTTATGTGCTGGCTGCTGCTAACTAAAATCTCCTTTCCCCTTAGTGCTTCCGGTAAAAGTGGCGAAGCAGAAATACGGCAGCAGCTTAAACAGTTAGGGCCTATGCGGGCAGAAGAAAAATGGGTGGTAGGGGTATTTGTATTCGCTGCACTTGCCTGGATTACGCGTATATTTTTACTCAACCGTATTTTTCCTGCCCTGGATGACAGCATGATCGCCATTGCGGCAAGTGTGCTTCTCTTCATCATACCTTCCCCATCTTCGGGCTACCGCTCCGGGCTGCTCACCTGGCAGATAGCAGCTAAATTGCCCTGGGGCATCCTGCTGCTGTTTGGCGCCGGCCTGGCAATTGCAGCAGGCTTCAAGGTTTCAGGCCTCGCTGCCTATATCGGGGAGCAAATGTCGCTGGCGCAGGGCTTATCCCTGCTGCTGTTTCTGCTTTCCATCGTAGCCATCATCAATTTTTTAACTGAAATTACCTCTAACGTTGCTACCGCCACCATGATGCTCCCCATCCTGGCCTCCCTTTCAGAGGCTATTGGTGTGCACCCCTACGGCCCCATGGTTGCGGCCTGCCTGGCATCTTCCTGTGCCTTTATGCTTCCTGTAGCCACACCGCCAAATGCCGTTGTGTTTGGTTTTGGCTATATTGAAATGAAAGACATGGTAAAAACTGGTTTCTGGCTTAACCTGATTTGTATTGCAGTAATAACAATTTATCTCTACTATCTGCTACCGCTGCTTTGGGAAATTGACCTGGAGCGCCTGCCTGAATGGGTCATTCTTCATCCTTGA
- a CDS encoding PKD domain-containing protein (COG3828 Uncharacterized protein conserved in bacteria), whose product MIKLFSPALSLLLCVGLFSACTNTSTDLNSDSTASTTPLDNPDAAVLVFSKTDGFYHKSIPAGQAAIHKLGLENGFLVDTTKNAAYFTADSLSKYKAVVFLNTTKDVLDSNQQTAFQEYIRGGGGFVGIHSATDTEYDWPWYNQLVGAYFEHHPENQEARILVTDKSHPSTTMLPDTLVRFDEWYNFRDIQPHINVLAYLDETSYKGGTNGENHPYAWHHEFEGGRAFYTAGGHTIESYSDPLFLQHILGGIRYAMGQE is encoded by the coding sequence ATGATAAAACTCTTTTCTCCTGCCCTGTCCCTGCTTTTATGTGTTGGCCTTTTCAGTGCCTGCACTAACACCAGCACCGACCTTAATTCTGATTCCACTGCCAGTACCACTCCTTTGGATAATCCAGATGCCGCTGTACTGGTATTTTCCAAAACTGATGGCTTTTACCACAAATCCATCCCTGCAGGCCAGGCAGCCATTCATAAGCTGGGCCTGGAAAATGGTTTTTTGGTAGACACCACAAAGAACGCAGCTTATTTTACCGCCGACAGCCTTAGCAAATACAAGGCTGTGGTATTCCTGAATACTACAAAAGATGTATTAGACAGTAATCAGCAAACAGCCTTTCAGGAATATATTCGTGGCGGTGGCGGATTTGTGGGCATCCATTCAGCTACCGATACAGAATATGATTGGCCCTGGTATAATCAGCTGGTAGGGGCTTACTTCGAGCATCATCCTGAAAATCAGGAAGCCAGGATACTGGTAACAGATAAAAGCCACCCCTCTACCACCATGCTGCCAGATACTCTGGTGCGTTTTGACGAGTGGTATAATTTCAGGGACATACAGCCTCATATAAATGTACTGGCTTACCTGGATGAAACCTCTTATAAAGGCGGAACCAATGGCGAAAACCACCCTTACGCCTGGCATCATGAGTTCGAAGGTGGACGGGCTTTCTACACAGCCGGTGGCCACACCATAGAAAGCTACAGCGACCCCCTCTTCCTGCAGCACATTTTAGGTGGCATCCGTTATGCCATGGGCCAGGAGTAA